GTTGGGTAAAACCTGTTTTGAGCTTGTTTTTGTAAAAACGGCCCTAAAACGCTTAACCCACCTTCCCGAAGAACCGACGGTACACCGGGCCTCTTTGGGCAAACTGCGCATAGAATATGGGGTAAAGCAACCTGTCTAGTATGGGAGAGCCGGTACGGTATTCTATCAGTTCATGGATGATACTATGGTTTCCCTGGCGGGTGATAAGGTGTTTGTGCCGCCAGAATTTAAGGGGCGGCGGCAATTCCTGCCCTTCGTCTACAAACCAAACCTCGTTTTCCCGTTCTTCCCGCTCAGTGATAAGCGAGGTCCAGCGGCGGGCCAGCGGGCCTGCCTGCAACTCTATCTCCACATGGTCTCCGGGGAAACTTCCATCAAATCTTAAAATTTTTAATTTAGGGAATGGGGGTGACAGGGCCCTGAACAGGTCTACTGTAAAACCTGCCAGCACGGCCTGCATATCCTGGGCCACTGCAAATTGAAGATGGAGTTTCATAGCGCAACTGTTGGTTCTGATAGGTAACCCGCTCCCAGAGGTAAAGTTATCGGCCAGGGGCCGGAAGGTGAAAAGAAGGTCTGTAACATCAAGACAAATGAAGAAAAAGATGAAGTATCTGTGGGTGGTGCCTGCCCTACTGTTAGCGCTAACCGGTTGTGACCAGTCCCGGCATATTTATACGAGCCCTACTTTCTCAACGGTGGCCCGGCAACATAAAACTATTGCCATTCTGCCTTTTGATGTGCAAGTGGGGCTTCGGCCTAACCAGATGAAGCGCCTTACCCCGGAGCAGCACTATGACCTGGAACTGCAGCACGGGCGGGCGGTGCAGAGCGCGTTCCAGATCCATTTCCTGAACAAGATCAACAAGGAGGCGGAGAAGGTAGCCGTGCAGGACGTAATGGTGACCAATTCTATTTTAAAGGAGCATGATATTCAGCCGGAGGAGATCCAGGCCATTGCGCCCTCTGACCTTGCCCAAATGCTGGGCGTAGATGCGGTGCTGGTGGGCACCCTTGTCACTGAAAAGCCGCTCTCTAATGCCGCCGCCGTAGTTCTGGCTATTTATACCTTTCTCTACACCCCAGATCTGGTAGGTAGCCAGCCTACCAACGTAGGCAACACCACTATAAAAATCTATGACGGGCCCACCGGAAGCCTGCTCTGGAGCTATGACAAATTCCTGACCCGCGGGGTAGGCAGTGATACCCATTCAATTGTCAAGGCCATGACCCGCAAAGCCTCCAAGACGCTGCCGTATGCTAAACTGAAAGTAGCCCCAGATTCTTCTGCGCATGCGGGCGGCGTGGCTGTGGTGGAGAAACAGTAACCGGTGGCATTTTTCCTGCATTTTTTCGCCTGGTCTGGGGCATAGGTAACAAGTAAAATCTTTTTAGTAATATTACTAGCCTGCTCTCAGACAGCAGGCTTTTTACTAACCCATCAGTTTAAAACAGAAACCCAGAAATGAAAAAAATCCTTCTTCTTTTGGTGGTAGTGGCTATTGCCGCAGGCGGATATTGGTTTTATAACAGAGCCAAAACCGGCCCCGAGGCGTCTATTGTAGAGATACGGTCGGCGTTGGAAACCAAAGACATGGAAAAGCTGCAGAAGTACGTAGACTTTAAGCGCACCTCGGCCAGCATAGTGGAGGAAAGCCAGAACATGGCCGTTGACCTGTTACCTCAGGAGCTACAGG
This Rufibacter radiotolerans DNA region includes the following protein-coding sequences:
- a CDS encoding SRPBCC family protein, with amino-acid sequence MKLHLQFAVAQDMQAVLAGFTVDLFRALSPPFPKLKILRFDGSFPGDHVEIELQAGPLARRWTSLITEREERENEVWFVDEGQELPPPLKFWRHKHLITRQGNHSIIHELIEYRTGSPILDRLLYPIFYAQFAQRGPVYRRFFGKVG